The following coding sequences are from one Musa acuminata AAA Group cultivar baxijiao chromosome BXJ1-6, Cavendish_Baxijiao_AAA, whole genome shotgun sequence window:
- the LOC135675516 gene encoding uncharacterized protein LOC135675516: MSNPTTNLNLMLILKLFLITLPTKGGVSADVELHPVMEYYTTATPIQHRQAAAARELTPFQLCLDCRCCAANNASNCSTMPCCFGIDCNLPDKPFGVCAFVPKTCNCTSCQ; this comes from the exons atgAGCAATCCCACCACCAACCTCAACCTCATGTTAATTCTCAAACTCTTCCTGATCACTTTGCCCACTAAAG GAGGAGTGTCGGCCGACGTCGAACTGCACCCGGTCATGGAGTACTACACGACGGCCACCCCGATCCAGCATCGACAAGCGGCGGCGGCCCGCGAGCTGACGCCGTTCCAGCTCTGCCTGGATTGCCGGTGCTGCGCCGCCAACAACGCCAGCAACTGCTCCACCATGCCCTGCTGCTTCGGCATCGACTGCAACCTCCCCGACAAGCCCTTCGGCGTCTGCGCCTTCGTGCCCAAGACCTGCAACTGCACCTCCTGCCAGTGA